The sequence AAGTCGGCTTCCCGATATTCGTATCATTTTACCTCTTGCACCGGCTCGAAACGAAGCTTGTGGCGATCCATGATGTGTTGCTGTCGTTGAAGATGAAAGATATGTAAATCAAAGTCATTCATACAATAACCCTTCGACAGATTGTTGGTCGAAGGGCTGTGACAATCCCCTAACTTGCCTACAGGTATAATCATATGAAGAATAATCCTATATCCACGACACATAATGATCCAAATCTGCAACAAAAAAGAACGTTCCACGATGGAGCGTTCTGAATGTAATTATTCAATTGTTAGGTACCTATATCATTCTCTCCGCCGTCCTCCAACAATGGATCTTCCACTTCAAAATCATTCTGCTCATCCTTTTCTCCACAAGCGCTTAATAGCAATGCTACCGCCAATGGTAATGCTAAATATTTACCCTTCATTATGCTACCTCCAATGATTGATATGGCTACCAGTTATTATTATCTATCCATAATAGGAATGTATGTATTGTATTTATTTCCGTAAGAATAACGCTAGCTTATGACCGTGTCAGTTATAGGCTTTTTTGATTGGTTATGCAATAGTATTTTCAAAAAATCCATAAACCATGTATCCCTTCCCTCCCCACCACTCTATATAGAGGGTGAAAGGAGGTGATCACATGGCGACAATCGAATTTAAAAGCGCAGTCGGTCGGGTTCACTTTGATGGCGGTTTGACGGAGGAAGGCAAACTGATTCGCAAATCGAAGACCTACCGTAACATCTCGAAAAATGCAGATCCGGACGGCTTGTACAATGCGCTTGAGCAACTTGCGCAGTTGTCAGCACTTCCGTTCACTGGTGCAGAAAAGGTGGAAACATCTAACGTCATTGACTAATCGGAAACAGTTAGTTTGACGAAGAAAGGAGGGATGGAAAATGGCCAAAACCTTGCAATTGAATTTCACGACAGCAGCTGGTAAGAAAGTGATGCTGACAGTCGATGAGCCACGTGCTGATTTAACGTCAGCTACTGTGGAGGTTGCGATGCAGGAAATTATCGCATCGGGCGTTTTCGAAGTGGATGGAACGCTACTTGAAACGTCAAGAGGCGCTCGTATCGTCGAGCGTCATGTGACTGAACTCGCATAAGCGGCACGAATCGGTTCCCTAGTTTTTCGACTGGGGGGCCGGTTTTTATTTAACTTTAGAGAGGAGGAAACGAGATGGAACAATGGATGAATCTCATACAGGAGATTGGTTTTCCGATATTCGTATCATTTTATCTTTTGCACCGGCTCGAAACGAAGCTTGTGGCGATCCATGATGTGCTGCTGTCGTTGAAGATGAAGTAAATATGTTACACCCCTTCGACCAATTCCTTGGTTGAAGGGGTGTCCTATTTAGTTCTCGAGGTGTGCCAGTGGTACTTGCACACAGTTAAATATTCCAATCATATCTAATTCCAGTCACTTCTTTAAAATCAATTCTTCCACAACTTAATAGATCCTCGTCAAAAACGGCTATATTATAACCATTTGTATCCATCGTACTTTGGTATTTCACACCCTTTCTACCTTGACTCTTAATAAAGTCAGATATGTACTGTGACGGTAAATAATTCAGTTGGGAGTCGCCTCTTTTTAAAGGAATTAAAATTTCATTTGCAATATGCGACAAGTACTCCTTATTAATTGCATATTTCTCGTAATCAAAGTCTAGTTCTCCCCCTAGAAAAGGGCTGAATTTATCAATCATCGTTAAATCAATCACTTCAATTTTTTCAAGTAGCTCAAACTCTGCAATTGATACGCTATCATGAAGCCCCGTTCTAATTTCCTTAATAGCTATATTTTCGCTACTTGCTAGATAAAGACAGCTTATTCCATAAGGATTTAACCGCCCATTTGAAGATTTTCCTGGTGGCGGAGAACCCATATCCTTCTTTGAGAAAGGTTGATTGTGATCATTAGACAATCTCG comes from Sporosarcina sp. FSL K6-3457 and encodes:
- a CDS encoding DUF2922 domain-containing protein, coding for MAKTLQLNFTTAAGKKVMLTVDEPRADLTSATVEVAMQEIIASGVFEVDGTLLETSRGARIVERHVTELA
- a CDS encoding RES family NAD+ phosphorylase, yielding MICCAKCFKDSEFIAIIESLEVTGDCEVCSQTDVSIYDTEKNNKLTELLEGLLEIYTPVSEMPEELKEHRADFSLLKDELHARWNLFNVDSSKAYKLIKGLCQAKYEKSQNLFEEAVGIRRMYDEEFKKKFSILKNSTWSQFTDQIKYQNRFHIESFNAAIFSAIIGYASTTYEKGHKFYRARLSNDHNQPFSKKDMGSPPPGKSSNGRLNPYGISCLYLASSENIAIKEIRTGLHDSVSIAEFELLEKIEVIDLTMIDKFSPFLGGELDFDYEKYAINKEYLSHIANEILIPLKRGDSQLNYLPSQYISDFIKSQGRKGVKYQSTMDTNGYNIAVFDEDLLSCGRIDFKEVTGIRYDWNI
- a CDS encoding DUF1659 domain-containing protein, yielding MATIEFKSAVGRVHFDGGLTEEGKLIRKSKTYRNISKNADPDGLYNALEQLAQLSALPFTGAEKVETSNVID
- a CDS encoding YvrJ family protein, whose amino-acid sequence is MEQWMNLIQEIGFPIFVSFYLLHRLETKLVAIHDVLLSLKMK
- a CDS encoding YvrJ family protein translates to MEQWMNLIQEVGFPIFVSFYLLHRLETKLVAIHDVLLSLKMKDM